In Streptomyces capitiformicae, one genomic interval encodes:
- the lepB gene encoding signal peptidase I: protein MGNRGKPRGAPSSAADTLLPTGTRRAGGAARPSRVERRKLARKIKRRRRRSAVKEIPLLVGVAVLIALVLKTFLVQAFVIPSGSMEQTIQIGDRVLVDKLTPWFGSKPTRGDVVVFKDPGGWLEDEQTTATGEDPIVIKQIKEGLQFIGLLPSDDEKDLIKRVVAVGGDTVKCCDAQGLVTVNGMPLNESAYLHPGNKPSTQPFEVTVPQGRLWVMGDHRENSADSRAHQNDTSSTAQYGGTVSEESVVGRAVVIAWPVGHWGQLEEPDTFAAVPSGTTTALGASHRVASADRNGLIPLPSPAELPLVMGVVGLHRLWRGRRYGMRSGCGGFGGRRTIRTRWFRGTAGAARRGGFPGRRGRRERSELRGIRVRRE, encoded by the coding sequence ATGGGTAACCGTGGCAAACCCCGCGGGGCGCCCAGCTCCGCCGCCGACACCCTGCTGCCTACCGGCACCCGACGGGCCGGTGGCGCGGCCCGGCCGAGCCGGGTGGAGCGGCGCAAGCTCGCCCGCAAGATCAAGCGGCGGCGGCGCCGTTCGGCGGTCAAGGAGATCCCGCTCCTGGTCGGTGTCGCCGTCCTCATCGCGCTCGTCCTGAAGACCTTCCTCGTCCAGGCCTTCGTGATCCCGTCGGGCTCCATGGAGCAGACGATCCAGATCGGCGACCGCGTCCTCGTCGACAAGCTCACCCCCTGGTTCGGCTCCAAGCCGACCCGTGGGGACGTCGTCGTCTTCAAGGACCCCGGCGGCTGGCTGGAGGACGAACAGACGACGGCCACGGGGGAAGACCCCATCGTCATCAAGCAGATCAAGGAAGGTCTGCAGTTCATCGGCCTGCTCCCGTCCGACGACGAGAAGGACCTGATCAAGCGGGTCGTCGCGGTCGGCGGCGACACCGTCAAGTGCTGTGACGCCCAGGGCCTCGTCACGGTCAACGGCATGCCGCTGAACGAGTCGGCGTACCTCCACCCCGGCAACAAACCGTCCACCCAGCCGTTCGAGGTGACCGTCCCTCAGGGCCGCCTCTGGGTCATGGGCGACCACCGGGAGAACTCCGCCGACTCGCGTGCCCACCAGAACGACACATCGAGCACCGCCCAGTACGGTGGCACGGTCTCCGAGGAGTCCGTCGTCGGCCGGGCCGTGGTGATCGCCTGGCCGGTCGGCCACTGGGGGCAGCTGGAGGAACCGGACACGTTCGCGGCCGTGCCGAGCGGCACGACCACGGCCCTCGGCGCTTCGCATAGGGTGGCCTCCGCGGATCGAAACGGATTGATCCCCCTCCCGAGCCCTGCGGAACTCCCGCTCGTTATGGGAGTGGTGGGCCTGCACCGGTTGTGGCGTGGGCGGCGGTACGGCATGAGGAGTGGATGTGGGGGATTTGGCGGTCGGCGCACGATCCGGACACGGTGGTTCCGAGGAACGGCCGGAGCGGCCCGACGAGGCGGGTTCCCCGGCCGCAGAGGACGCCGTGAACGCAGCGAACTCAGAGGGATCCGTGTCCGCCGGGAGTGA
- the lepB gene encoding signal peptidase I, which produces MSAGSDSPAGAGSEDGGHAPQASADDGDEEQRPKKKQRSFWKELPILIGIALVLALLIKTFLVQAFSIPSDSMQNTLQEGDRVLVDKLTPWFGSEPERGEVVVFHDPAGWLEGEPTLEPNPVQRVLGWIGLMPSAEEKDLIKRVIGVAGDTVECKGTGPLKVNGKALSEESYVYPGNTPCTVDDTGGQFKVKVPEGKIWVMGDHRQNSLDSRYHQNDTNGGMVPVSSVVGRAIVVAWPPTRWSTLPVPDTFDQNLSAAAPGALGLAGAVPLVLWRRRRLLAAEGPRVSGTGTAG; this is translated from the coding sequence GTGTCCGCCGGGAGTGACTCCCCGGCCGGAGCGGGCAGCGAGGACGGCGGGCACGCCCCCCAGGCCTCGGCCGACGACGGCGACGAGGAACAGAGGCCCAAGAAGAAGCAGCGTTCCTTCTGGAAGGAACTGCCGATCCTGATCGGTATCGCGCTGGTGCTCGCGCTGCTGATCAAGACCTTCCTGGTGCAGGCGTTCTCCATCCCGTCGGACTCGATGCAGAACACCCTGCAGGAGGGCGACCGGGTTCTGGTCGACAAGCTCACCCCGTGGTTCGGCTCCGAGCCCGAGCGTGGCGAGGTCGTCGTCTTCCACGACCCGGCCGGCTGGCTGGAGGGCGAGCCCACCCTGGAGCCCAACCCCGTGCAGCGCGTCCTCGGCTGGATCGGCCTGATGCCGTCCGCCGAGGAGAAGGACCTCATCAAGCGCGTCATCGGTGTCGCCGGCGACACCGTGGAGTGCAAGGGCACGGGCCCGCTCAAGGTCAACGGCAAGGCGCTCAGCGAGGAGTCGTACGTGTACCCGGGCAACACCCCGTGCACGGTCGACGACACCGGCGGCCAGTTCAAGGTGAAGGTGCCCGAGGGCAAAATCTGGGTCATGGGCGACCACCGGCAGAACTCGCTGGACTCCCGCTACCACCAGAACGACACGAACGGCGGCATGGTCCCCGTGAGCAGCGTCGTCGGCCGCGCCATCGTGGTCGCCTGGCCGCCCACCCGCTGGTCCACGCTGCCGGTTCCCGACACCTTCGACCAGAACCTGAGCGCCGCCGCCCCAGGAGCACTCGGCCTCGCGGGCGCGGTCCCGCTGGTGCTGTGGCGCCGCCGCCGCCTCCTCGCCGCCGAGGGCCCGAGGGTTTCTGGCACGGGTACCGCCGGGTAG
- the lepB gene encoding signal peptidase I, with protein MSGTTRRTDEGHGRLGSTLSGIAVALGCVLFLGSFLWGAIVYQPYTVPTDSMAPTITSGDRILAERIDGGEIKRGDVVVFREETWGNAPMVKRVVAVGGDTVACCTDGKLTVNGEKIDEAYLPEGEDAELSGIPEITVPKGRLFLLGDERSGSLDSTAHLTEAGQGTVPRDNVDARVDAVVWPMDGMLASPTGFEKLGALSTPGPLRLITAALVVGMVLVLGGAAYGPVAKRLGGRPKQSEPTGVA; from the coding sequence ATGAGCGGGACGACACGTCGTACGGACGAGGGCCACGGACGGCTCGGCAGCACGCTGTCGGGCATCGCCGTGGCCCTCGGCTGTGTGCTCTTCCTGGGCAGCTTCCTCTGGGGTGCGATCGTCTACCAGCCCTACACCGTGCCGACCGACTCCATGGCCCCCACGATCACCTCCGGGGACCGCATCCTCGCCGAGCGGATCGACGGCGGCGAAATCAAGCGCGGTGACGTCGTGGTCTTCCGGGAGGAGACCTGGGGCAACGCGCCCATGGTCAAGCGGGTCGTCGCGGTCGGCGGCGACACGGTCGCCTGCTGCACCGACGGCAAGCTCACCGTCAACGGCGAGAAGATCGACGAGGCCTATCTGCCGGAGGGCGAGGACGCCGAGCTGAGCGGCATCCCGGAGATCACCGTCCCCAAGGGCCGGCTCTTCCTCCTCGGTGATGAACGCAGCGGCTCCCTGGACTCCACCGCCCACCTCACCGAGGCCGGTCAGGGCACGGTGCCGCGTGACAACGTGGACGCCCGCGTGGACGCCGTCGTCTGGCCCATGGACGGCATGCTGGCCAGCCCCACCGGCTTCGAGAAGCTCGGCGCGCTCTCCACTCCCGGCCCGCTGCGGCTGATCACCGCCGCGCTCGTCGTGGGCATGGTGCTCGTCCTGGGCGGCGCCGCCTACGGACCCGTGGCCAAGCGGCTCGGCGGCCGTCCCAAGCAGTCGGAGCCGACCGGTGTCGCCTGA
- a CDS encoding NUDIX hydrolase yields MSPEPEPPYEDTYKGGLRKVARVVLLDPQDRILLLHGHEPDDRADDWWFTPGGGVEGTETREEAALREVAEETGITDVELGPVLWRRTCSFPFAGRRWDQDEWYYLARTADTHLPVPAAARLTDLERRSVAGARWWTCGELARTHETVYPTRLAELLRTLLDEGPPAKPVVLDTEIV; encoded by the coding sequence GTGTCGCCTGAGCCCGAGCCGCCGTACGAGGACACGTACAAGGGCGGTCTGCGCAAGGTGGCCCGGGTGGTCCTGCTGGATCCGCAGGACCGCATCCTGCTGTTGCACGGGCACGAACCGGACGATCGCGCGGACGACTGGTGGTTCACCCCCGGCGGCGGTGTGGAGGGCACCGAGACCCGCGAGGAGGCCGCGCTGCGCGAGGTCGCCGAGGAGACCGGAATCACGGACGTCGAGCTGGGCCCGGTCCTCTGGCGGCGGACGTGTTCCTTCCCCTTCGCCGGCCGCCGCTGGGACCAGGACGAGTGGTACTACCTGGCTCGTACCGCCGATACGCATCTGCCGGTGCCGGCCGCGGCCCGTCTGACGGACCTGGAACGACGCAGCGTCGCCGGAGCACGTTGGTGGACGTGCGGGGAACTGGCCCGCACGCATGAGACGGTGTACCCGACCAGACTCGCCGAACTGCTGCGCACGCTGCTCGACGAAGGTCCCCCGGCCAAGCCCGTGGTCCTTGACACCGAAATTGTCTAG
- a CDS encoding DUF2469 domain-containing protein, whose amino-acid sequence MSAEDLEKYETEMELKLYREYRDVVGLFKYVIETERRFYLTNDYEMQVHSVQGEVFFEVSMADAWVWDMYRPARFVKQVRVLTFKDVNIEELNKSDLELPGS is encoded by the coding sequence ATGAGCGCCGAGGACCTCGAGAAGTACGAGACCGAGATGGAGCTGAAGCTCTACCGGGAGTACCGCGATGTCGTCGGTCTGTTCAAATACGTGATCGAGACCGAACGGCGCTTCTACCTGACCAACGACTACGAGATGCAGGTGCACTCGGTACAGGGCGAGGTGTTCTTCGAGGTGTCCATGGCGGACGCCTGGGTGTGGGACATGTACCGGCCGGCTCGGTTCGTGAAGCAGGTACGGGTACTCACGTTCAAGGATGTGAACATCGAGGAGCTGAACAAGAGCGATCTGGAGCTGCCGGGCAGCTGA
- a CDS encoding YraN family protein, whose protein sequence is MSNARGALGKYGEELAARRLADAGMTVLERNWRCGRTGEIDIVARDGDALVVCEVKTRRAGAFEHPMAAVTTTKADRLRGLAERWLQEHGGAPPGGVRIDVVGVLLPTRGAPVVEHVRGVA, encoded by the coding sequence ATGAGCAACGCACGAGGTGCACTCGGCAAGTACGGCGAGGAGCTGGCCGCACGGCGGCTGGCCGACGCCGGGATGACGGTCCTGGAGCGCAACTGGCGCTGCGGCAGGACTGGTGAGATCGACATTGTGGCCCGGGACGGGGACGCGCTGGTCGTCTGCGAGGTCAAGACCCGCAGGGCCGGGGCTTTCGAACACCCGATGGCGGCCGTCACGACCACAAAGGCAGATCGCCTGCGCGGCCTCGCCGAACGCTGGCTCCAGGAACACGGAGGGGCCCCGCCGGGCGGCGTCCGCATCGACGTGGTCGGAGTCCTCCTGCCCACCCGCGGCGCACCCGTCGTCGAGCACGTACGGGGGGTGGCCTGA
- a CDS encoding YifB family Mg chelatase-like AAA ATPase encodes MGFARTCSVALVGVEGVVVEVQADLEPGVAAFTLVGLPDKSLTESRDRVRAAVVNSGAEWPQKKLTVGLSPASVPKAGSGFDLAVASAVLGASERIDPRVLSDIVMIGELGLDGRVRPVRGILPAVLAAAEAGYEQVVVPECAAAEASLVPGISVLGVRTLRQLIAVLADEPVPDEEPDEGRPDPLMAGLRLPGTGAATGMHTAGAAQQDQGHDLADVVGQLAARTAVEVAAAGGHHLFLEGPPGAGKTMLAERLPAILPRLSREESLEVTAVHSIAGLLPAGKPLVDVAPYCAPHHSATMQALVGGGQGVARPGAVSLAHRGVLFLDETPEFGSQALDALRQPLEAGHVVIARSAGVVRFPAKFLMVLAANPCPCGRFSRTDDLCECPPATIRRYQARLSGPLLDRVDLRVEVDRVTRSELSQRDARGESTVTVADRVRAARERATVRLAGMPWRTNSEVPGRELRSRWHAAPGAMDEAERSLERGVLTARGLDRVLRVAWTIADLVGHDRPDATDVNLALQLRTGIPRGVPMAIGALV; translated from the coding sequence ATGGGATTCGCCCGCACGTGCTCGGTGGCCCTCGTCGGCGTGGAAGGCGTCGTCGTCGAGGTCCAGGCCGACCTGGAACCAGGGGTCGCCGCGTTCACGCTGGTGGGGCTGCCGGACAAGAGCCTGACGGAGAGCAGGGACCGGGTCAGGGCGGCGGTGGTCAATTCCGGTGCCGAGTGGCCACAGAAGAAGCTGACTGTGGGACTCAGCCCCGCCTCGGTGCCCAAGGCGGGCAGTGGGTTCGACCTCGCGGTCGCAAGCGCGGTCCTGGGCGCCTCCGAGCGCATCGACCCACGGGTGCTCTCGGACATCGTGATGATCGGCGAGTTGGGACTCGACGGGCGGGTACGGCCGGTCCGCGGCATCCTGCCCGCGGTGCTGGCTGCCGCCGAGGCGGGGTACGAGCAGGTCGTGGTGCCTGAATGCGCGGCCGCGGAGGCCTCGCTGGTGCCGGGCATCTCGGTGCTGGGCGTGCGCACACTGCGGCAGCTGATCGCTGTCCTCGCGGACGAACCTGTGCCGGACGAGGAACCCGACGAGGGGCGTCCGGACCCGCTGATGGCCGGACTGAGACTTCCGGGCACGGGTGCGGCCACCGGCATGCACACCGCGGGAGCCGCCCAGCAGGACCAGGGGCACGATCTCGCCGATGTCGTCGGCCAGCTCGCGGCCCGGACCGCGGTGGAGGTCGCCGCGGCCGGGGGCCACCACCTCTTCCTGGAGGGGCCGCCGGGTGCGGGCAAGACGATGCTGGCCGAGCGGCTGCCGGCCATCCTGCCGAGGCTGAGCAGGGAGGAGTCGCTGGAGGTCACGGCCGTCCACTCGATCGCCGGCCTGCTCCCGGCGGGGAAACCGCTGGTCGACGTGGCGCCCTACTGCGCCCCTCACCACTCGGCCACCATGCAGGCCCTCGTCGGTGGCGGTCAGGGCGTCGCACGGCCGGGTGCGGTGTCGCTCGCCCATCGAGGGGTGCTCTTCCTCGACGAGACTCCCGAGTTCGGCAGCCAGGCGCTCGACGCGCTCCGACAGCCGCTGGAAGCCGGGCATGTCGTGATCGCGCGCAGCGCGGGGGTCGTCCGGTTCCCGGCGAAGTTCCTGATGGTCCTGGCGGCCAATCCGTGCCCATGCGGCCGGTTCTCGCGGACGGACGACCTGTGCGAGTGCCCGCCCGCCACGATCCGCCGCTATCAGGCGAGGCTCTCCGGGCCGTTGCTGGACCGGGTCGACCTCCGGGTCGAGGTCGACCGTGTCACGCGCTCAGAACTCTCCCAGCGCGATGCGCGGGGAGAGTCCACCGTGACGGTGGCCGACCGCGTGCGAGCCGCCAGGGAGCGGGCGACGGTACGGCTGGCGGGCATGCCGTGGCGGACGAACAGCGAGGTGCCGGGGCGCGAGCTGCGCAGCCGGTGGCACGCCGCGCCGGGCGCGATGGACGAAGCCGAGCGGAGTCTGGAGCGGGGCGTACTGACCGCACGCGGCCTGGATCGGGTGCTGAGGGTCGCGTGGACCATCGCCGATCTCGTCGGTCACGACCGCCCGGACGCGACGGACGTCAACTTGGCCCTGCAGCTTCGCACCGGGATCCCGCGGGGCGTGCCGATGGCGATCGGGGCGCTGGTATGA
- the dprA gene encoding DNA-processing protein DprA yields the protein MTGEGVSDAERLDRVFLARVLEPGDELGGRWLRELGVQELVRRCSGHGPPLPGASEKRWAGLCARAGRADPEKDLAQAQASGARFLVPGDAEWPGQLDDLGDGRPVGLWVRGKANVRMWALRSVAVVGARACTEYGAHMAATLAAGLAERGWVVVSGGAYGVDGAAHRGVLGVGGATVAVLACGVDRPYPRGHAQLIGRIAEQGLVVGELPPGDHPTPSRFILRNRVIAALTRGTVVVEAAYRSGALVTARAAQRLGRFTMGVPGPATSALSAGVHELLRGDAVLVSDAAEVVELVGDMGELAPDRRGPVLPRDLLEPAARQVLAALPGRGTAAVDEIARGAGTTEDDTVGRLYELRSLGYVERHGDSWKLTRQAMISVSSDRRRS from the coding sequence ATGACCGGTGAGGGTGTGTCGGACGCCGAGCGGCTCGATCGGGTCTTCCTCGCCCGTGTCCTCGAACCCGGGGACGAGCTCGGCGGTCGGTGGCTGCGGGAACTCGGCGTCCAGGAGCTGGTGCGGCGGTGCTCAGGGCACGGGCCGCCGCTGCCGGGGGCGTCGGAGAAGCGGTGGGCGGGGCTGTGCGCCCGCGCCGGGCGGGCCGATCCGGAAAAGGATCTGGCCCAGGCTCAGGCATCCGGTGCGCGATTCCTCGTGCCCGGGGACGCAGAGTGGCCCGGGCAGCTTGATGATCTGGGCGACGGGCGGCCTGTAGGGCTGTGGGTTCGGGGAAAGGCCAATGTGCGGATGTGGGCCTTGCGGTCCGTGGCCGTCGTGGGGGCGCGGGCCTGCACGGAGTACGGGGCCCACATGGCGGCCACGCTGGCGGCGGGGCTCGCCGAGCGGGGGTGGGTGGTCGTGTCCGGCGGCGCGTACGGCGTGGACGGGGCCGCTCACCGAGGGGTGCTCGGGGTCGGCGGGGCGACCGTCGCCGTGCTGGCCTGCGGGGTGGACCGGCCCTATCCGCGGGGGCACGCCCAGCTGATCGGCAGGATCGCGGAACAGGGTCTCGTGGTGGGGGAGCTGCCGCCGGGGGACCATCCGACACCGAGTCGGTTCATCCTGCGGAATCGGGTCATCGCCGCGTTGACCAGGGGCACCGTGGTCGTCGAGGCGGCCTACCGCAGCGGTGCGCTGGTCACGGCACGGGCCGCGCAGCGGTTGGGGCGGTTCACCATGGGGGTGCCCGGGCCCGCGACCTCGGCCCTCTCGGCAGGGGTGCACGAACTTCTGCGGGGCGACGCGGTACTGGTGTCCGACGCCGCCGAAGTTGTCGAGCTGGTGGGTGACATGGGAGAGCTGGCGCCCGACCGGCGCGGGCCGGTGCTCCCACGTGACCTGCTGGAACCCGCCGCACGGCAGGTGCTCGCCGCGCTGCCGGGACGAGGCACCGCGGCGGTCGACGAGATCGCCCGGGGCGCGGGGACGACCGAGGACGACACGGTCGGAAGACTGTACGAACTCCGATCACTTGGTTACGTCGAACGGCACGGCGACAGCTGGAAGTTGACACGCCAGGCGATGATCTCCGTTTCGTCGGATCGGAGGCGAAGTTGA
- the whiG gene encoding RNA polymerase sigma factor WhiG gives MPQHTSGSDRAAVTSAARGTVRPPAPSTLDELWRTYKTTGDERLREQLILHYSPLVKYVAGRVSVGLPANVEQADFVSSGVFGLIDAIEKFDIDREIKFETYAITRIRGAMIDELRALDWIPRSVRQKARNVERAYATLESRLRRTPSEGEVAAEMGIQVDELHAVFSQLSLANVVALEELLHVGGEGGDRLSLMDTLEDTAADNPVEVAEDRELRRFLARAINTLPEREKTVVTLYYYEGLTLAEIGNVLGVTESRVSQIHTKSVLQLRAKLASFGR, from the coding sequence ATGCCCCAGCACACCTCCGGGTCTGACCGGGCGGCGGTAACCTCCGCCGCCCGCGGCACCGTGCGCCCGCCCGCCCCCTCGACACTCGACGAGCTGTGGCGGACCTACAAGACGACGGGCGACGAACGGCTGCGCGAGCAGTTGATCCTCCACTACTCACCCCTGGTGAAGTATGTCGCGGGCCGGGTGAGCGTCGGCCTGCCGGCCAATGTCGAGCAGGCGGACTTCGTCTCCTCCGGGGTCTTCGGGCTCATCGACGCGATCGAGAAGTTCGACATCGACCGGGAGATCAAGTTCGAGACGTACGCGATCACCCGGATCCGGGGCGCGATGATCGACGAACTGCGCGCGCTGGACTGGATCCCCCGCTCGGTGCGGCAGAAGGCCCGCAATGTGGAGCGGGCGTACGCGACCCTGGAGTCCCGGCTCAGACGTACTCCCAGCGAGGGCGAGGTCGCCGCCGAGATGGGCATCCAGGTCGATGAACTCCACGCCGTCTTCAGCCAGTTGTCGCTGGCCAACGTGGTGGCGCTGGAGGAGTTGCTGCACGTCGGGGGAGAGGGCGGCGACCGGCTCAGTCTGATGGACACGCTGGAGGACACCGCCGCCGACAACCCGGTCGAGGTGGCCGAGGACCGTGAGCTGCGGCGGTTCCTGGCACGGGCCATCAACACACTGCCCGAGCGGGAGAAGACCGTCGTCACGCTGTACTACTACGAGGGGCTCACGCTCGCCGAGATCGGGAACGTGCTGGGTGTGACCGAGAGCCGGGTGAGCCAGATCCACACCAAGTCGGTCCTGCAGTTGCGGGCGAAGCTGGCGAGTTTCGGCCGCTGA
- a CDS encoding TetR/AcrR family transcriptional regulator — translation MAEHRSMQRTALLDAARSLLSEGGTEALTFPALAERTGLARSSVYEYFRSRAAVVEELCEVDFPVWAAEIEAAMAVVDRAEDKVEAYVRKQLELVGDRRHRAVVAISASELDAGAREKIRAAHGGLVAMIVEALGGLGHAEPRLAAMLLQGVVDAAVRRIELGAAEDPSAITDAAVSMALRGVRG, via the coding sequence GTGGCCGAGCACCGGTCGATGCAGCGAACCGCTTTGCTGGACGCGGCTCGCTCTTTGTTGTCCGAGGGTGGGACGGAGGCGCTGACGTTCCCGGCGCTCGCCGAGCGCACGGGGCTGGCGCGGTCGTCCGTGTACGAGTACTTCCGGTCGCGGGCCGCCGTGGTCGAGGAGCTGTGCGAGGTCGACTTCCCGGTGTGGGCGGCCGAGATCGAGGCGGCGATGGCGGTTGTCGATCGGGCCGAGGACAAGGTCGAGGCGTACGTCCGTAAGCAGCTGGAGCTGGTCGGGGACCGGCGGCATCGGGCCGTGGTCGCGATCTCGGCGAGCGAGTTGGATGCCGGGGCCCGGGAGAAGATCCGGGCCGCGCATGGTGGGCTCGTCGCGATGATCGTGGAGGCACTCGGAGGGCTGGGGCATGCGGAGCCTCGGTTGGCCGCGATGTTGTTGCAGGGTGTCGTGGATGCGGCGGTGCGGCGGATTGAGCTGGGGGCCGCCGAGGATCCCTCCGCGATCACCGACGCGGCGGTTTCGATGGCCCTTCGGGGTGTGCGGGGCTGA